The following nucleotide sequence is from Malania oleifera isolate guangnan ecotype guangnan chromosome 4, ASM2987363v1, whole genome shotgun sequence.
ggagagaacttccctaggagcatcgtggtgactttggattgtcgattcGGTGTgaatttggcccaaaatcgatgagagagagagagagggccgaaggggagagagagaaagagagaggagggagTTAGCTTAGTTAAGAagataaatatttgatttttgtatatatatagaactggattcgtcaacgagccacgtcattcgtcgacgaatccttcattaatttcgtcgacgaaattttgtcctcgtcgacgaaattcagtcggctcaaaacctcttttggtattttttcgtcgacgaaattcaattttcgctgacgaattctcttaagccctcgtcgacgaatcccctgtattcgttgacaaagttgacttcctccttctattactagtttcatttcccttcctctttattatctaaattccatttttattcgggttgtcacaactccaattcaaaaatccgctctgactagattgtagagaatctccccacgaatctccagCTAATTTCCGTTTGTTAGTTGGACTTAtagtttaagaaaaattgaggtaagtttaaAAATTGGCCTTACCTTAAGAGatgtgcctacgccgctcccacgatagatccactccagtagaagtgtcggtggcggCAAACAAAGTCCAATGGTATTTCCAGATTTCTGATCGGCCAAATATCGGAGACAAGATTggggagagtgggagagaggagacgaaacgttgttgttttttttttcccccttcccACAGGTTTCTTTCCTTCCTAAGGCTTCAagaagttttatatatatatattgtaaagtCCTCCtttatcttaatatataataaaatataataaataaaatagtcaacccgaactcgtgggtagcgaggacacctgttatacacagcagaacctaggcagtagtaaatgtaaatcacattcatcaaccacaAATTACATAATTCCAGAGTCTACTGTATTTCCaaagatactgtgtttatatacaatttccaaaacatcaaaataattctaggatctcacaacaaaaatctcctgatcctagatcagaacttacccttctagcagggaagctcaattCACTCAGCGAcagccctgacccgccggtctctccggctttcctgaaataatttaaacttagggtgagacacctctcaataagggtagataaattaaaataagCTGTGCgaaaaaatgaatatttaatgctgtaattttaggctttataaggtATTTGGGGTTTCTGGATGAAGGAAAATGCTTTaaatagaataatactgaagttttgttaggaaaaatgtaatttcagggtgttgagttagggaaCACATGGGTGTAGGTTTGGTTTAAATTATTGgcttcttagtaagccaggtaaggggataaataaAGTCAgtctttttcatgaaattatttattattatacaacatttattttcaggaaaatatctatgtcatagaactatgtttgggaatactgttcttgaacagggaaatgaatttaacacattttataagcaaatatgatttcagaacaaattatgagtttagaagactatttacatttgtgtggcatgagtataatcttttcatgaaaattatgttatattgaaatattatgattttttcaaaataagcatTTTATAGCACctttcaggaaaaccctaaaagcAGTACAGGAATtatggttttaagattatgttaaatagtgcaagaatttatgtttattatgttatgaattattctagcgtaaatgtcgtgatttttacgttatgaattatgccggcgtaaatatcgtgatttttacattatgaattatgtcggcgttgatgccgtgattatgtatgatatgtaagaaatcatgaaatatgtttatgtcaaatattactctgaaatatgaaaccgctctgttttaatatggaatgtattatatgttatcaaaactcgaatagtttaatttaattttatgaaGCATGGTACagtagctatatgttcacaattatgtttatgttagtactaccacatATCTTACGTAGAGTATGGGAGATggcatgtaagaacccgaaacgtgataatgggtttatatatataagagaggggtaaaagaCGAAAttctgtagacttcgtcgacgaagccataattcgtcgacgaagatagaaggattttcgttgacaaaattcggAGGTTTATCGATGAAGAAAAGCCGAGAGGCGAAAATCAAGAAATATTAGGATTCGTAGACGAGGCtatcaattcgtcgacgaattcagtgaaagattcgtcgacaaagataccatttcgtcaacgaaattgggtcgggtcaaagggctataaaaggaaatttcctttacttcttcattaagttacttcaagtttatctctctctctctctctctctctctaaactctccctactctctctctctttttctctctagatttcttcgccgatcgttgacagaatcgaaaaacggaagttaccacgaggatcatggaaggattctctacaacttctatggattggaatctcgttacGGAGGTTTTCGAGCTTtagcaaaaaatcgaggtaaggctcggttttcaattctgatccggtagttttgtaggtatcagtcttgtgagtatattctgtaccgtgatttgtaggttttggaactcggttcactgtttaggagccttggagttcgaaATTTGTGATtcgaggttaaggtaaggggaaaatgtgttatattggttatttttgaaattgaactcggtggaactgtggtccacggtcctgtgtgtgttttggctactcatttggggggatctaacgagaaaaaaatgggtttttcattattgcagttttgggtaaaagggggcgacgggctgaatcccgggttttgttgaaaaccgagtatatgtgtgatttatactgtgatattgggatgactgTGCCTTGATTTTGtgtaaactatatttgtttggaaaaccatgatttagattaccaaatgagtgtggtttgtttggttatatgagcatgcatgtgtgtgtgattgcgGAATAGCTGATGGGAACGCAGTTCCAAAATgagtccaggtactgagagtgtccggctctatatctgagggcatgtgtttatcgcttgccacgtaggcaagagtttcggctctatatccgaggccTTAAGCCTTGTCcgacagatcaggccgaagggtgtggatccataATTTAGGgctagtacgatgccatgggagtcgaggactagccatgtgcctgTGGTGCCGTGCTTCGTGGGTTGGCTTCGGGCCAATGCCGGATTGTCTCGGACcgacttcgggccgaagggtgtgatgacaccgggttactaatcatgtgtgtgtattgtgatggggctacatataaatggccgccgtatatgtgcgtgtatgcactgtgtaaattagtactggattccattcaactgcatgtatgtttttatcatgataacactcaaatgtcatacaccgatataacctatatttttccttactgagaggtgtctcacccctgctgtacgtacatttttacaggtccttcgagtaaccgaaactagcatcctggtgtagggagcgtagtggtcggtgtactgtgttagcacttgggtaagtgctaggactgtagttttgttgggttaccattttgggttgtatttgggcacccggttgtacgttttgatagagctgtGTGTGGCTCATGTAtaaactttggtatggtactgtatatattgatatagaatgactttttccgctgcgtatatgttgtgattggatgtgtttagggtgcctggaaaccccacggggtcggaccctcatccaatgtactgtatcttttgatgatttgtttgatacagggacaagttaggttactttttcacccctgggtcccatttcagggtttggggcgtgacatggcagttgatgtggctttatggaagtgttgtagttcccctggtagtccggcacaggtggaataggcccatcgtacttacacacctatgtttgacttagaatggtcggctaaccattacttggtcccaccttcgagccacacaaccctgtcatgtggggggtaagacatgacaataactAGCTatctgtagtgacccgaagaattatggtatttaaataataaagagggagaagaaaaaggaaattaaaagggagcacagcaggtcctcgtcgacgagggtgcgctTTGTGTACGAcaagataccgagaggatttttgggcgactttgaatttcgttgacgagagggagagtttgtcgacgagttgccttctagacctcgttgacaaggtgacgtggctcgtcgacgaaggccagggTATTAATAGGCCTAAACTCCATTTTTGGCTTAATTTCCTGCGCAGATTTCCTCTTTCTCCCATTTTGATTCTTCACCATTCTTTCTCAATTTCTAGGTCTATttttcgccggatcgacaatttgaaactgccacaacactcctggggaagttctctacatatctgctagagtggatcattggtgggtcGAGCTTGGAATTTaccccaaattcagggtaaggcttttatttggtatttggccttccctacagttgtagaaaatgtagtacgcatagaaatactaaagtttagttctgagaatatcaattttagggtgttgaacggggaactaTGCAGGTGCATGAatgttttcttaggggcttttcagtaattaggtaaggggataaattaagttagaagTTTTATGAAGATATAAGTAtaatttatagcatttgatttcagagaaatgtatatatgtaaatatatgttatgttggaaaatactgctgaaactGATGAGATATTCTAAATATATGTAAAACtcattctgtgtggcatgagtagaattaatgataaattactgttttctgggaatatgttGATggtacgaatttttataatgaaaaacccgcatacgggccgagagttttatatgatttgctggtgtacgggtCGAACTATAGATATGTTTTACCGGCGTGTGGGCCAAGCTATGGTTATGATTTGGCCGCGTACGGGGCAAGcaatggatatgttttgctggcgtacagCGTACGgaccaagctatggatatgttttgtcagcgtacaagccgagctatggtaaaatatgaaatgccggtgtacgggttgatgattttcatgatgtatataaatgCAAAATGATACTTGGCAATTGctagtatgaaatattcatatatcacagtttgataatatgttatatgttatcagaacttggttggcttggtctaggctagcacttgcacggtactgctgctatatgtttatgatcatcatgatattgtgttaacgttgctgtacggagtagcgtgaggacggatagtcgatgtggttttaagaagtgtggacgccACTAGTGTATGGACGAGGTCTGGCAAACCTAttggacttacaaactgtacttttgacttggcagaagtcggccaaccattgtcaggtcctgctttcgggccacacaaccccgtcatgtgggggtaatacatgacaacaatcagctaacctaccaaggttgttttcttattattattattgtatgagatggattatgcttaaagaaatcttgtatgttctgctatgctatgattatacatgtttttttttcctataaatgatatatatagttttattggttatgtttatgtaaatgattatatgtatatcatagaaaaactcatgttgtcacacactagtattagtttatttcccttactgagaggtgtctcatcccaaattatatgaacttttcaggagctcctgataggagagcggataaaactTCGCTGAGATAAATACAGCTgacctgccctttttgaagggtaagtattttattAGGGCCAGTTGGATTTGGTGAGAAGTGGCTCTAGGgcactttttgggatgtgtatataaatgtaatggatgtagtaactttggCACTAAGGTGGATGGTATTGTGTTTATAGTGATTATGaatttatgtttcctactgcttaggcttccgtattatatctctgatgtatctctggtacccatgggttcaggttgatcatgatctacTGGATGCGTTATGgtggttttattatattatggaaaaaaattttttatggaaattatgcgGGTTGTTacactatctatcctgggtaataattcaagtataatatggttatataagatgatttttcagtacagaaatttagtacgttaaactatgttatgttaaatcatgttttactcggatatgatacaattgtttatattagttatgaattatgtactatttatatgtatgtcacgaaaaatactcatgttgctacacactgatattaatttatctgccttactgagaggtgtctcatcccagtcatacaaacatttcaggaaattccGAGAGAATGACGGATAAAGCTTTGCAGTGGTAGGAGTTGGCTGaactaccctgttagaagggtaagtaggtgagataaggtcagatgggtttttgtgattatgaTCCTACGATACTTTTTAGGTCTTTTTGTGAATgaccgtatatatatatatatatatatatatatatatatatatatatatatatatatataacggatttagtagaactttggtatggtttctggtgttatatgacatgtatgtaattttatgttttccgctacttaagtatcagagttgtatgacaagTATATCTTTGGTACTCATAGGTCCAAGTTCATCATGATTATGACAGTTTAAcaggatgttagaattattaatattattattatatggaaaaaaataatatggtaaaataaaCAGGTCATTACACTTCAACACTCTCCAAAACACTAAGAATTATGATCACaattacatattatttcatattaactCTTACTTGAACTTTGAAAAAGACTTCAAAACCATCGAAGATTTCCCAAACACTCAAAACTGTGTAACTGCGAAGATCGAAAAATAACTTTTAGTGTCAATAATAATAAACCCCATATATTCCATTTAGAATTTGACTTATGATTTAGATATAAGTGACCTATTTGTCATCCCTTGAATTAGATGAAAGACGTCTCAAAAAGAGTAGAGTGAAAGAAGGAGACAAAGCTAGATTGACAAAAAAGGCTTGTAAGGAATTATTCTTTTATATAAGATTTAGAACTTAGCACTAAAATCTATACAAACATGAATTATTAAGTAAGGTAGTCTAACTATATTACGTTTTAAATAACCAATCAAATCTTTTAGTTTTAActacttttaaattaaaaattattgatttagataaactttttttaaaatactAAGTAAGATTACTTAATTCAAACTTGATTCATTAAAATATTCTAATAACTCAAATTCTAATAAGATTAAGTAGAGTTAAATTAGCAGATGAGTCGAATCTAAATAGCTCGCGAGTAAGCTTAACACACCTACACTCTAATTTACTTTGCACAATTTTAGGGAAGGAGATATCATATTCTTCCAACATATAAGTTTTTCTCATTTTTAATATCAAAtcaaattatataaaatatatatttttttataataaaaatatgagaaaatatattaatatattccAAGAATTaaacatatatgaaaattttcttaaagaaaaaaaaaaaaaaaagtggggttGGGCTAATCTATCCGATACAGTCTGCCTGGTCACATACACATTTGATGAGCAGGCTAGACAAATTTCACTTAAAAACCTATACAACttagttaagtggaaggtctagGCGGCGGAGGGGGCGGCGACACGGCGGCGGAGAGAGAGCGCCGCCCTGACTTCCTCCCGAAGTTTTGCAGAATCAACACCACCCCCTGCTTCCGCCGCGGACACGGTGTTCTTGTAATCCAAAGATTCATCGTTGTAAATGTCCCACCACTTCTTCACCAGCATCTTTATGTCTTCCCTGTCCATGTTCACCTCCTTTCCCGTGTACCTCCACGGCTTCGACCCCTGTTTTATTTCCCAGAACAAAAACAGAGCACACAAATCAAAACCCATTCccaacttttaattttaaaaattgcaGATCAAGTGtttcatgaaatgaaatgacataTGAGAATTAATTAATTGAAGCACTCACAGCAGCACAGTAATGGGCGACTTTGATTTTGTCGAGCTCGATCTTCTCCTGGTGGCGCCAGAGCATTGCCAGAACAAGGTTGTAGCACGGCGGCAGGGGCTTGTACACATCCTTGAAGAACATATTCAAGTAATCCTGCCCACCCAAGAACGAAAAATCAACAATTGTTCGAAATTAAAGAAGACattcatgaatttatttttccttcttttttttttttttgggttatggAGATTGAATCAATTTATACCTGTTCGGCGAAGGAGGTGGTGGGAGTGATCTTCAGAGTGGAGAGGAGATCGTGGTAGGTGGAGAGATTGGGCTCGAAGACGAAGAAGCCGGCGTTGAAGTAGAGCGACGGCGGCGGGCCCATGTGTTTGGGCCACGGCACTCGCTCCGGCAGCTGTTGGCAGTACCCCACCTTGTACTGCGGCGAGAAGCTCCATGTCTTCTCGCAGAAGCAGTCCATGACGGCGTAGAAGTGGCCGTCCGGCAGGTCAAACAGGTGGTCTATGTTGTCAAACACCTGTATGTCTCCGTCCAAGTATATCATCTTGCTGTACTCCACAAACTGCAATCacaaaattcaattcaattcagtAATCAAACTTAATCAACCCTCatgttaaaaattaaagaattatgGATGTTTTAAAAAGGAAAACGACGTGGTACCTCCCAGATGCGGAGCTTGGAGTAGTTGATGACATAGTAGGCCATGGCGAACCGGGTCTCGCTCTCAGGCGGGTACACCGGTTCAATCTCCCGGACCAGGCACCCCTGCTCCACCAGAATGCGGCGGTGCTCCTCCGGGACGTCCGGCAGCACCGCCACCAGCAGCGGGTACGCCGTCCCCACCTTCCGGAGCCCCTTCGCCAGCCCCACCACGCCCTTGACGTAGTCGCCGTTGCCGGCCAAAAACGTCACGTACGCCCTGCTAGGCAAGCTTGCCGCCTTCGCCAGCTCCGCCCCGGACGCCGTCCTCCCGGCGGCGGCCATGAGATCGAGTGCCATTGTTTCGATCTGGATCTGAATTTTAGCGGAAGAAAGATcaagaacaagaagaaaaagaaaaagctagaagaagaagaagaagaaagtagcTCGAGTTTTTCAGCTCCGAGTCTCTTGGTGCGTTGTGTTGTGTTGTGTTGTGTTCTCGTGTTGGGGAGCGGGCTCCTATTTATAGGAGCTGGGGGGACAatttgaaaaaaggaaaaattgaaacccatttatgcaaatatatatatttttttactttgCTTCCGGTCACACAACGACGTCGTTTTGTGGCGGTTGGTTCAGAGCCGGATTGTGGTATTTGCAAAAGCAACGAAATCGGCGTCG
It contains:
- the LOC131154122 gene encoding galactinol synthase 2-like gives rise to the protein MALDLMAAAGRTASGAELAKAASLPSRAYVTFLAGNGDYVKGVVGLAKGLRKVGTAYPLLVAVLPDVPEEHRRILVEQGCLVREIEPVYPPESETRFAMAYYVINYSKLRIWEFVEYSKMIYLDGDIQVFDNIDHLFDLPDGHFYAVMDCFCEKTWSFSPQYKVGYCQQLPERVPWPKHMGPPPSLYFNAGFFVFEPNLSTYHDLLSTLKITPTTSFAEQDYLNMFFKDVYKPLPPCYNLVLAMLWRHQEKIELDKIKVAHYCAAGSKPWRYTGKEVNMDREDIKMLVKKWWDIYNDESLDYKNTVSAAEAGGGVDSAKLREEVRAALSLRRRVAAPSAA